A single Ignavibacteriales bacterium DNA region contains:
- a CDS encoding T9SS type A sorting domain-containing protein, with the protein MKQFKIRRQTMPAVFSPAVIMLLVLMLSGIMFGQYRIRNSATGSSYQSTISKNTNYQIQAVIGQTFSQNRSDATTNSVSAGMYSFYIMQPSAPIVEASQGDFADRVNITWKWDVLSPANNTGNVEIFRDGVLLATVPRTQNFYQDFNVYPGKYYYYEVAGRNEFGWSYRGGSAGFINPNGTITGAITTQFGRPVYDVEVGVSPTLGKALRFNSDARYVDAGYNLDLGNKSFTVEYWLKRPQNPSPNVSLFIQNPLGAAGTPQLTIGYAGATQLVFGFSSTDFLAVTDTSALDQWHHYAFVYDDQIRKRSVYINGKLAGSGATAQNQQYTSAGGQVWLGKGVGSNNFIFDEMRVWTTARSNDLIVRNMRRTVNTNSENLAAYWKFDEGVGLMVFDLSPNTNNGILINSFNGVFSDDRSPIRTSAFSDLNGNFVIEGINYGSSTNFSVTPVREGRIFSPPTRIVTLSSSNTAANNIDYTDISQVPVSGFVRHLNGCYADSVEILVNGESTVPATFTNAEGKYILEFEPGSSNRVSPRRTGFTFAPAFREYQNVVDPIAGEVFQQTTNYSFRGKVGGGNCDLPIGPVQIILEGIGNNQICFTDTLVTDMTGSFAFYGLSPVRYRVFIDPENPNWTAKSDTIDLRNGSVEKNYRYYADITVEVTGLPPVNDCFGVPLLDQFVDYALTYKVFEEYTYNGQVTGRCPVDTAIVTIKDGFGDRQNSPYELRVVGGSIIDTIVTGYPNVLGDFKKTFEIVAEHRDGRSTDTVYQGIITGYKPQTGSFVTVSPALPLMILRDPPGDGSYSFVSQETTTKYNWSLFAQDRATKSYSHVLSLAPDFETEIGFIFGSTKVEQDNTLDFTTDVSYTYTSTNSTELETELTVSEVFRTDEDQGIVGEEGDVIMGAALNFTYALTDLLTFQQDSCLLQKSQTLTFAPTGFNTTYIYTTNYIENVLIPRLMGVDTLVKEANHWKKILAYNDTLKAQAEFERNISFSAGSTAEYQQTTVNTETKIFEFDLTIDYSFGGSVGVTFNGAGTVSGFEIKTGMSYGGSRITTTTSANTVGYSLRDDDPGDALTVDIFKDQVFGTPVFETVAGTTSCPWEEGTQARDIPRLQAGSTGTTAVNVDPNEPAVFLINIGNENSAETREYYMRVLNESNPNGAVVAVNGIIIEQGINFNIGPGQSVQAVLTITRGPQAYVYEDISVILTSPCEFDRYQGVGNLAIYEQLDFDVYFKEPCTQVAIDQPAPNWLINSSSGNGLDVRLFGYDKNDPDLQRIEVQYRRMSASNSPVENKTPVFESNDERNAYISSVLATLRMPSGDIMDYDQVSYDHILDLISDKGIAPSAPVGDDPTPWFTFATILKDSLGPEYHNLRWELMGEADGSYEIRAVAVCGLGNTDGVSAAISGIIDRTRPEILGLPEPVDAVLNADDQIKVTFTEDISCATIDPLDNIELIYTQTGTPVLFDFSCNGSELLITPQGSYAPFENKTLKAVVKRIKDKNGNIMRVTLGTTYIDSLGWEFLVDRNPVRWTGGEIDVVKYLDETVDMQRTLQNTGSFNQPFTITDLPSWLMPTIISGTVQIQSSTTIGFRFGQDIPAGIYEDTIYAQTINGNEPLIVRLRVLCRPPQWSFNSAAYEFNMNMITELYIDTTLSKDRYDRIAAFSGNELRGTAELQYIQAINRHLAFITVYSNSPYYEELTFRVWDASECTEYGQIMETFTFKADTVIGSYQMPVKMTATRQIIEDYSFNAGWTWFSLNTKSADMSINTVLASLSPTHLDMIKEQTLFSQYSPAAGYGWVGGLTTLNNKSLYMIRLAQRDTLRRTGYAIDPLTDTLRLAQGWSWIGYTPNADMQINQALASLQASDGDIIKSQTAFSVYAQGIGWIGSLQFMRPRQGYLIKMANAGTLIYPRVSGQQNNISEPDILPGVIPSQPLWTLDRAQYQHTMSIIAKVGGDYADSLRTGDMIALFAGEECRGLAYPVVIPGKKEMYIFLTGYANQASGEFLNMMLWRESSDQVIDLGTGVQFTADGVIGTIEQPMILTPVLSSADDMSGIPAEYSLDQNYPNPFNPTTIIRFGLPEEAEISLTIYNIMGEAVRLLDAGRKNAGYHQAVWDGKNNHGEYVPSGIYLYTLKAGERSFTKKIVFLK; encoded by the coding sequence ATGAAGCAATTTAAAATAAGGCGGCAGACTATGCCTGCGGTGTTCAGTCCGGCAGTAATCATGCTGCTGGTCTTAATGCTGAGCGGCATCATGTTCGGGCAGTACAGAATCAGGAATTCTGCAACCGGCTCAAGTTACCAAAGCACAATCAGCAAAAATACGAATTACCAGATACAGGCAGTAATCGGTCAGACTTTTTCTCAAAACAGGTCAGATGCTACAACAAATTCTGTTTCTGCGGGTATGTATTCTTTCTATATAATGCAGCCCAGTGCTCCGATCGTTGAGGCATCTCAGGGTGATTTTGCGGACAGAGTGAATATAACCTGGAAGTGGGATGTGCTGAGTCCGGCAAACAACACTGGAAATGTTGAAATCTTCCGTGACGGGGTTCTTCTTGCAACCGTGCCAAGAACACAAAACTTCTATCAGGACTTTAATGTATATCCCGGCAAATATTACTATTATGAAGTTGCGGGGCGAAATGAGTTTGGCTGGTCGTACCGCGGAGGAAGTGCCGGCTTTATTAATCCTAACGGGACTATCACAGGAGCAATAACCACCCAGTTCGGAAGACCGGTATATGATGTTGAAGTCGGCGTATCTCCGACACTTGGTAAGGCTCTGCGTTTTAACAGTGATGCCAGATATGTTGATGCCGGATATAATCTGGATCTTGGCAACAAATCATTCACCGTTGAGTACTGGCTGAAACGTCCGCAGAATCCTTCTCCGAACGTCTCCCTCTTTATTCAGAATCCTCTTGGCGCAGCAGGAACTCCCCAGCTAACCATTGGCTATGCCGGCGCCACACAATTGGTTTTTGGATTTTCCTCAACAGATTTCCTCGCCGTTACTGATACTTCCGCGCTTGATCAGTGGCACCACTATGCTTTTGTCTATGATGATCAGATACGGAAGCGCTCTGTTTATATTAATGGTAAACTTGCCGGAAGCGGAGCAACAGCACAGAATCAGCAATATACTTCAGCGGGCGGGCAGGTCTGGCTTGGTAAAGGGGTCGGGAGCAATAACTTCATCTTTGACGAAATGCGTGTCTGGACAACGGCTCGCAGCAATGATCTTATTGTAAGAAACATGAGAAGAACGGTAAATACCAACTCAGAAAATCTGGCTGCCTACTGGAAATTTGATGAGGGTGTGGGTCTTATGGTATTTGACCTTTCACCCAATACAAATAACGGCATACTGATAAATTCTTTCAACGGTGTATTCTCTGATGACCGCTCACCGATACGCACAAGTGCATTCTCAGATCTGAATGGCAACTTTGTTATTGAAGGTATTAATTACGGTTCCAGCACAAACTTCAGTGTCACGCCAGTACGCGAGGGAAGAATTTTTTCGCCCCCGACGCGTATTGTTACACTCTCAAGCAGTAACACTGCCGCAAATAATATAGATTACACTGATATCTCTCAGGTGCCTGTGAGCGGATTTGTCCGGCATTTAAACGGCTGTTACGCAGACAGTGTTGAAATTCTGGTTAATGGTGAAAGCACAGTGCCGGCAACATTTACCAATGCAGAGGGCAAGTATATACTTGAGTTTGAACCCGGTTCCTCAAATCGTGTTTCTCCCCGAAGAACCGGCTTCACTTTTGCCCCTGCCTTCCGCGAATACCAGAATGTTGTTGATCCTATTGCCGGTGAAGTATTTCAGCAGACCACCAACTATAGCTTCCGCGGAAAAGTCGGCGGTGGAAATTGTGATCTGCCCATAGGACCGGTTCAGATTATCCTTGAAGGCATTGGAAACAACCAGATCTGTTTTACGGATACACTGGTAACCGATATGACCGGAAGTTTTGCGTTTTATGGTCTTTCTCCTGTGCGTTACAGGGTATTTATTGATCCTGAAAATCCTAATTGGACAGCTAAATCTGATACAATTGATCTGCGGAATGGCAGTGTTGAGAAAAATTACCGTTATTATGCAGATATAACAGTTGAAGTAACCGGACTTCCCCCTGTAAATGACTGCTTTGGTGTGCCTCTGCTTGATCAGTTTGTTGACTATGCTCTGACCTATAAGGTTTTTGAAGAGTATACTTACAACGGCCAGGTTACCGGCAGATGTCCGGTTGATACCGCGATTGTAACGATAAAAGACGGGTTTGGTGACAGACAAAACTCGCCGTATGAATTGCGGGTTGTGGGAGGCAGCATCATTGACACGATCGTAACCGGTTATCCGAATGTTCTGGGTGATTTCAAAAAAACTTTCGAAATTGTTGCTGAGCATAGAGACGGACGCAGCACTGATACAGTGTATCAGGGTATTATAACTGGATATAAACCACAGACTGGGTCCTTTGTTACGGTATCGCCGGCATTGCCGCTGATGATTTTACGCGATCCCCCGGGAGACGGCAGCTATTCTTTTGTGTCCCAGGAAACGACAACAAAATACAACTGGAGCTTATTTGCTCAGGACAGAGCCACGAAATCATATAGCCATGTCCTCTCACTTGCTCCGGATTTTGAGACAGAAATTGGATTTATCTTTGGAAGCACAAAAGTTGAGCAGGATAACACGCTTGATTTTACAACAGATGTTTCATATACTTATACCAGTACCAATTCTACTGAGCTTGAGACTGAACTGACAGTTTCTGAGGTTTTCAGAACTGATGAAGATCAGGGAATTGTAGGCGAAGAAGGTGATGTCATAATGGGAGCTGCATTGAACTTTACCTATGCTCTTACGGATCTTCTCACGTTTCAGCAGGATTCCTGTCTTTTGCAGAAATCACAGACCTTAACATTCGCGCCTACAGGTTTCAATACTACTTATATATATACTACTAATTATATTGAAAATGTTCTGATTCCGCGTTTAATGGGTGTGGATACATTAGTAAAGGAGGCAAATCACTGGAAGAAAATACTCGCCTATAATGATACGTTAAAAGCCCAGGCTGAGTTTGAAAGAAACATTTCTTTCAGTGCCGGTTCAACTGCCGAATATCAGCAGACGACTGTTAATACGGAAACCAAAATTTTCGAATTTGATCTCACTATTGACTATTCTTTTGGCGGATCAGTTGGTGTAACTTTCAATGGAGCAGGGACGGTAAGCGGATTTGAAATCAAAACCGGAATGTCCTATGGAGGATCCCGGATTACCACGACAACTTCAGCTAATACCGTTGGTTACAGTCTTCGGGACGATGATCCGGGCGATGCATTAACGGTTGATATATTCAAAGATCAGGTGTTTGGCACACCTGTATTCGAGACTGTTGCTGGTACTACTTCATGCCCTTGGGAAGAAGGGACTCAGGCAAGAGATATTCCGCGCCTTCAGGCAGGATCAACCGGAACAACTGCAGTAAATGTTGACCCGAATGAACCGGCTGTATTTCTTATCAATATCGGAAATGAAAATTCCGCTGAAACGAGAGAATACTATATGCGGGTTTTGAATGAATCAAATCCGAACGGTGCAGTTGTAGCGGTTAACGGTATTATTATTGAACAGGGTATCAATTTTAATATTGGTCCGGGACAGTCTGTTCAGGCGGTCTTGACTATTACGCGAGGTCCTCAGGCGTATGTTTATGAGGATATTAGTGTAATACTTACCTCACCCTGTGAGTTTGACCGGTATCAGGGCGTCGGAAATCTGGCAATTTATGAACAGCTGGATTTTGATGTTTATTTCAAAGAACCCTGTACACAGGTTGCGATAGATCAGCCTGCGCCAAACTGGCTGATAAACAGCAGCAGCGGAAATGGTTTGGACGTAAGACTTTTTGGCTATGACAAAAACGATCCTGACCTTCAGAGAATAGAAGTTCAGTACCGCAGAATGAGCGCGTCCAATAGTCCTGTAGAAAATAAAACCCCGGTATTTGAAAGCAATGATGAGCGCAATGCATATATCTCATCGGTGCTTGCAACCCTGCGTATGCCTTCAGGAGATATTATGGACTATGATCAGGTATCATATGACCATATACTTGATCTGATATCAGACAAAGGTATTGCACCTTCTGCGCCTGTGGGAGATGACCCGACACCATGGTTCACCTTTGCGACCATACTTAAAGATTCACTCGGGCCAGAGTATCATAATCTGCGTTGGGAACTTATGGGTGAGGCAGATGGCAGTTATGAAATACGAGCGGTTGCTGTCTGCGGTCTCGGCAATACCGACGGAGTCTCAGCAGCGATTTCCGGCATAATTGACAGAACCAGACCTGAAATTCTCGGATTGCCTGAACCGGTTGACGCGGTTCTGAATGCCGATGATCAGATTAAAGTTACCTTCACTGAAGATATATCCTGTGCTACCATAGATCCGCTTGACAATATTGAGCTGATCTATACACAAACCGGTACTCCTGTTCTCTTTGATTTTTCATGCAACGGATCGGAACTGTTAATCACGCCTCAGGGAAGCTATGCTCCGTTTGAGAATAAAACCCTGAAAGCGGTTGTAAAACGGATCAAAGATAAAAACGGCAACATCATGCGCGTGACATTAGGAACAACCTATATCGATTCTCTGGGATGGGAATTTCTGGTGGACAGAAATCCGGTGCGCTGGACCGGCGGTGAGATTGATGTGGTAAAGTATCTCGATGAAACCGTTGACATGCAGCGTACTCTGCAGAATACGGGTTCGTTTAATCAGCCGTTTACCATTACCGATCTTCCTTCATGGCTGATGCCTACAATTATTTCCGGAACGGTACAGATTCAGAGCAGTACTACCATTGGATTCCGCTTTGGGCAGGATATTCCTGCCGGAATTTATGAAGATACCATCTATGCGCAGACGATTAACGGTAATGAGCCGCTTATTGTCCGTCTGAGAGTGCTTTGCCGTCCGCCCCAGTGGAGCTTTAACAGTGCAGCTTATGAATTCAATATGAATATGATAACTGAACTGTATATAGATACAACCTTGTCGAAAGACCGTTATGACAGAATTGCTGCATTTTCCGGCAATGAACTCCGCGGTACCGCGGAACTGCAGTATATACAGGCAATAAACAGACATCTTGCCTTTATAACCGTGTACAGTAATTCTCCTTACTACGAAGAACTTACATTCAGGGTGTGGGATGCTTCTGAGTGTACGGAATACGGACAGATAATGGAAACCTTCACCTTTAAGGCAGATACCGTTATCGGAAGTTATCAGATGCCGGTTAAAATGACTGCAACACGCCAGATAATTGAGGATTATTCATTCAATGCAGGATGGACCTGGTTCTCCCTGAACACCAAATCAGCAGACATGAGCATAAATACCGTGCTTGCTTCACTGAGCCCTACGCATCTTGATATGATAAAAGAGCAGACACTCTTCAGCCAGTACTCTCCTGCAGCAGGCTATGGCTGGGTCGGCGGGCTTACAACCCTGAATAATAAATCACTGTATATGATTCGTCTTGCGCAGCGTGATACACTCCGGCGTACCGGATACGCGATTGATCCTTTGACTGACACACTCCGCCTTGCGCAAGGATGGTCATGGATCGGATATACACCAAACGCGGATATGCAGATAAACCAGGCGCTGGCAAGTCTGCAGGCATCTGACGGCGATATCATCAAGAGCCAGACGGCATTCTCGGTCTATGCGCAGGGAATCGGATGGATAGGAAGTCTGCAGTTCATGAGGCCAAGACAGGGCTATCTGATTAAAATGGCAAATGCAGGCACCCTTATTTATCCCCGTGTAAGCGGTCAGCAGAACAATATTTCAGAGCCGGATATACTGCCGGGAGTTATCCCCTCTCAGCCGCTCTGGACGCTTGACCGGGCGCAGTATCAGCATACAATGAGCATCATTGCAAAAGTTGGCGGAGATTATGCGGATTCCCTGAGAACAGGTGATATGATAGCGCTCTTTGCCGGTGAGGAGTGCCGCGGTCTGGCTTACCCAGTGGTAATTCCCGGAAAGAAGGAGATGTATATCTTCCTTACCGGATATGCCAATCAGGCCAGCGGTGAATTCCTGAATATGATGCTCTGGAGAGAGTCATCGGATCAGGTAATAGATCTTGGTACCGGAGTTCAGTTTACGGCTGACGGAGTGATCGGGACTATTGAACAGCCGATGATACTCACCCCGGTTCTTTCTTCGGCTGATGATATGTCCGGTATTCCGGCCGAGTATTCACTCGATCAGAATTATCCGAATCCGTTTAATCCGACTACCATAATCAGATTCGGACTGCCGGAAGAGGCGGAGATCAGTCTGACGATATATAACATCATGGGTGAGGCGGTCCGTCTGCTTGATGCCGGAAGAAAAAATGCCGGATATCATCAGGCAGTATGGGATGGCAAAAACAATCACGGCGAATATGTGCCGAGCGGTATTTATCTCTACACACTGAAAGCAGGTGAGAGAAGCTTTACCAAAAAGATTGTTTTCCTGAAATAA
- a CDS encoding response regulator transcription factor, with protein sequence MKVLSADDNHRVRKIISRMLGTTADEFLEAADGREAVELYVKYRPDYVLMDIEMEKLDGLSATKDILQHDPSARVIIVTSHDNESYRRAATEAGAADFVRKDDIIRLKKLLTEKE encoded by the coding sequence ATGAAAGTACTTTCCGCGGATGACAATCATCGCGTAAGGAAAATAATAAGCCGGATGCTCGGAACCACGGCTGACGAATTTCTGGAGGCTGCCGACGGCCGGGAAGCGGTGGAACTCTACGTGAAATACAGGCCGGACTACGTGCTGATGGATATCGAGATGGAAAAGCTTGACGGCCTGAGCGCCACAAAGGATATTCTGCAGCATGACCCTTCCGCAAGGGTTATTATAGTAACATCCCATGACAATGAATCTTACCGCAGGGCTGCAACTGAAGCCGGTGCCGCGGATTTTGTGCGCAAGGATGACATCATACGCCTTAAAAAGCTGCTTACGGAAAAAGAGTAA
- a CDS encoding response regulator transcription factor yields MKKVTILLADDHPIVRHGMRAVLTSLEGMEVIAEAKNGEEALGYIAELRPDVAIVDLSMPGMGGLDILRQLKETDHPVKVIINTGFKDESLLKSALKLGAKGFILKENALTEIGFCLEKVLGGGRYISDELTELMISANEQEAPDFLAGLSMLTLSERKILKYVAMGKSTKEIAAELVLSYRTIENHRNNICKKMGLTGGNALLKFALDNKDKL; encoded by the coding sequence ATGAAAAAAGTAACGATTCTGCTTGCTGACGACCATCCGATTGTGAGGCACGGAATGAGAGCGGTCCTTACATCTCTTGAAGGAATGGAAGTAATTGCGGAAGCCAAAAACGGCGAGGAAGCGCTCGGATATATCGCGGAGCTGAGACCTGATGTTGCCATTGTGGATCTGAGCATGCCCGGCATGGGAGGGCTTGATATATTGCGTCAGCTGAAAGAGACGGATCATCCGGTTAAGGTTATTATTAATACCGGATTTAAGGATGAGTCTCTGCTCAAAAGTGCTCTGAAACTCGGAGCTAAGGGATTTATTCTGAAGGAGAATGCACTTACGGAAATCGGGTTTTGTCTTGAAAAAGTTCTTGGCGGAGGGAGATATATCAGTGACGAACTTACGGAACTGATGATATCAGCCAATGAGCAGGAAGCACCGGATTTTCTTGCGGGACTCAGCATGCTCACGCTTTCCGAGCGAAAAATTCTGAAATATGTAGCAATGGGGAAATCCACAAAGGAGATAGCTGCTGAACTGGTATTAAGTTACCGCACTATTGAAAACCACCGGAACAATATCTGCAAGAAGATGGGGCTGACCGGAGGCAATGCACTTCTGAAATTTGCATTAGATAATAAAGACAAACTGTAA